The segment GTCGCAACGCCTTCTTTCTCAGCGGCCAACCACAAAGCCGAGCCACTTCGGTAGCCAATAGTTCAGCCTGGTTAAAGCCTCGAGTGCGCAGCCTTTTGCGATCCAAAGGCACCGGAACCACTATCGGTCGCAACGGTACTCCATCGGCTTGTTGCAAACAGTCTGCCAGCAGCGAACCCAAAAAAGGAGCCAGATAAGCACCGTGGTCATACTTAAACCGATGTAAACACCGTCGAAGTAGGCCCCGATACACAGCTGCCGACCAACAACGAACAAAAGAGCGTTTCCGTAAGCGGCACTCTACACAAAAACCGGGGTATGCCAGGGGCCGACCGCAACACTCACAGGTAGGTTTACTGATCAAAACTATCTGCGCCCGGCAAGTTGAACAAATATACTCATTATCCTTAGCCAAAGTTGCCCCACAGGCAGCACAACCTGTTACCCCCGGAAAGAGCAAATCAAGAACTGCCCCGACTATCTCTTGTCCCCAGTGGTGCCTGTTCTCAGTTTCACCGAACATGCTCACGATCCTCCGCCGCGACCACTGCTTGACTGTCCCTCTGTCCGCGTCAGCTGTGCGAAGCTCAGGACCCTGTTACCACCTAAATGTTTGGCCTGGTACATGGCCTGATCAGCTGCTGTCAGCAGCTCTTCAACTGTTTCCCCGTGTTGTGGATAGCCGGCAATACCGATACTGGTAGTTACAGGTAGCACTTCGGCTTCCGTAAGATTGCGCACGGCTGCACAAATACGCTCTCCCACTGAATACGCCTCGATTGGTCCTGTTTCGGGCAAAATGACTATAATTTCATCGCCGCCGTACCGGCCAACAACATCCACACTGCGCACTTGCGCCTGAATCGAAGCGGTAATTTTTGTCAGCAACGCATCCCCGGCCATGTGACCATAGACATCGTTAACTCGCTTGAAATTATCCAGGTCCACCATTAGGATAGACAATCTTAAATCATACCGTCGGCAGCGAGACACTTCTCCGGTTAGAT is part of the Bacillota bacterium genome and harbors:
- a CDS encoding ComF family protein; this translates as MFGETENRHHWGQEIVGAVLDLLFPGVTGCAACGATLAKDNEYICSTCRAQIVLISKPTCECCGRPLAYPGFCVECRLRKRSFVRCWSAAVYRGLLRRCLHRFKYDHGAYLAPFLGSLLADCLQQADGVPLRPIVVPVPLDRKRLRTRGFNQAELLATEVARLCGWPLRKKALRRLRTTLPQADLDEKDRWLNVAGAFAADGDLAGKEIFLVDDIYTTGATAEAASQALVEAGAERVYVATVAMASSHPQGRANKY